A part of Magnetospirillum sp. genomic DNA contains:
- a CDS encoding 3-oxoacid CoA-transferase subunit A — MIDKQKASLAEAMAGIKDGAVVLIAGFGNSGIPVELIDALIEQGAKDLTVVSNNAGSGRTDVAKLLASGHVRKLVCSYPRTSGSVVFEEMYSAGRLELELVPQGTLSERLRAAAAGIGGFYTPTAAGTKLAAGKETRTLNGRDYVLEMPLKGDVALIKAEHADRWGNLTYRLAARNFGPTMAAAADLTIVQARHIVELGGIDPEQVVTPGLFVDRVVHVPNPKQAGTPG; from the coding sequence ATGATCGACAAACAAAAAGCCTCGCTTGCAGAAGCTATGGCCGGCATCAAAGACGGTGCGGTCGTACTGATCGCGGGCTTCGGCAATTCCGGCATTCCGGTCGAGCTCATCGACGCGCTAATCGAGCAAGGGGCCAAAGACCTCACGGTCGTTTCGAACAATGCGGGCTCGGGCCGCACAGATGTGGCAAAGCTTTTGGCTTCGGGGCATGTGCGCAAGCTCGTGTGCTCCTATCCGCGCACCTCGGGCTCGGTCGTGTTCGAAGAGATGTACAGCGCGGGCCGCCTCGAACTCGAACTCGTGCCGCAAGGCACCCTCAGCGAACGCCTACGTGCGGCCGCCGCCGGGATCGGCGGCTTCTATACGCCCACGGCCGCCGGCACCAAACTCGCCGCCGGCAAAGAAACCCGCACGCTCAATGGCCGCGATTACGTGCTCGAAATGCCGCTCAAAGGCGACGTCGCACTGATCAAAGCCGAGCACGCCGATCGTTGGGGCAATCTCACCTATCGGTTGGCCGCGCGCAATTTCGGGCCGACCATGGCGGCTGCCGCCGATCTCACGATCGTGCAGGCACGCCATATTGTCGAGCTCGGCGGCATCGATCCCGAACAGGTCGTCACGCCTGGCTTGTTCGTCGACCGTGTCGTGCATGTGCCCAACCCCAAACAAGCAGGGACGCCCGGATGA
- a CDS encoding alpha/beta hydrolase, translating to MFEDFSVGSASPEGVSIHYRKGGAGPPLLLLHGYPQTHAMWHKIAPRLAQRFTVVCPDTRGYGASGKPVADAEDMVYSKRTMAKDMAGLMRGLGFDKFSVCGHDRGARVAYRLALDHPDAVQKLCVLDILPTYSTWRRMEKGLALGMYHWQFLAQGGGLPEKMLGADPDYYLLEKLKRWSKDFSAFAPEALEAYKVAFRDPASIAATCADYRAGATADDAIDGEDFGRRKIVAPTLVLWGEGGLARRVDDPLAIWRQWAIEVSGHALKCGHFLPEEAPDATAAALEEFLGT from the coding sequence ATGTTCGAAGATTTCAGCGTTGGTTCCGCATCCCCCGAGGGGGTTTCCATCCATTACCGCAAGGGCGGAGCCGGACCGCCCTTGCTGCTGCTGCACGGCTATCCGCAGACACACGCGATGTGGCACAAAATCGCGCCGCGATTGGCGCAGCGTTTCACGGTCGTGTGCCCGGATACGCGCGGCTATGGGGCATCCGGCAAACCGGTAGCCGATGCCGAGGACATGGTCTATTCCAAACGCACCATGGCCAAGGACATGGCGGGCCTTATGCGCGGCCTCGGCTTCGACAAATTCTCTGTCTGCGGCCACGACCGCGGCGCGCGCGTGGCCTATCGCTTGGCGCTCGACCATCCCGACGCGGTGCAGAAGCTGTGCGTGCTCGATATTCTGCCGACGTATTCGACCTGGCGGCGCATGGAGAAGGGCTTGGCGCTCGGCATGTACCATTGGCAGTTTCTGGCGCAAGGCGGGGGCTTGCCCGAGAAAATGCTCGGTGCCGATCCCGACTATTATCTGCTCGAGAAGCTGAAACGCTGGTCGAAGGATTTTTCGGCGTTCGCGCCCGAAGCGCTCGAGGCCTACAAAGTCGCGTTTCGCGATCCGGCTTCGATCGCGGCGACCTGCGCCGATTACCGCGCGGGGGCAACGGCCGACGACGCGATCGACGGCGAAGATTTCGGCCGCCGCAAGATCGTCGCCCCTACGCTCGTGCTGTGGGGCGAGGGCGGCCTTGCAAGGCGCGTCGACGATCCGCTCGCCATCTGGCGCCAATGGGCGATCGAGGTCAGCGGCCACGCCCTGAAGTGCGGGCACTTTCTGCCCGAAGAAGCCCCCGACGCGACGGCTGCAGCACTCGAAGAATTTCTCGGCACTTAG
- a CDS encoding 3-oxoacid CoA-transferase subunit B, which produces MKGIAPKGLDREAIARRAAQDLWDGAVVNLGIGLPTLVANYVPAGREIVYHSENGVLGVGPSPLANDVDPDLINASKTPITLVPGASIFHHTDAFVMIRGGHIDLALLGAMQVSETGDLANWSTGDEKMPPAVGGAMDLAAGAKGVYVLMEHTTKDGAPKIVPSCTYPLTAPHVVTRIFTNLAVIDVTKDGLLVREMAPGVDFEALCAQTGAKLHLASDWRQIGA; this is translated from the coding sequence ATGAAGGGTATCGCCCCCAAAGGACTGGATCGCGAAGCGATCGCGCGACGCGCAGCCCAGGATTTGTGGGACGGGGCCGTCGTCAATCTCGGCATCGGTCTGCCGACCTTGGTCGCCAACTACGTGCCCGCCGGCCGCGAGATCGTCTACCACTCCGAGAACGGCGTGCTCGGCGTTGGTCCTTCGCCGCTGGCCAACGACGTCGACCCCGATCTCATCAACGCCTCGAAAACGCCGATCACGCTGGTGCCCGGCGCGTCGATCTTCCACCACACCGACGCGTTCGTGATGATCCGAGGCGGCCATATCGACCTGGCGCTGCTTGGTGCGATGCAAGTCTCGGAAACGGGCGATCTGGCCAATTGGTCGACCGGCGACGAGAAGATGCCGCCGGCCGTTGGCGGGGCGATGGATTTGGCGGCTGGGGCCAAGGGTGTGTACGTGCTGATGGAGCACACGACCAAGGACGGCGCGCCCAAAATCGTCCCCTCCTGCACCTATCCGCTCACGGCTCCCCATGTCGTCACGCGGATTTTCACCAATTTGGCCGTCATCGACGTGACCAAAGACGGGCTGTTGGTGCGCGAAATGGCGCCCGGAGTCGATTTCGAGGCCCTGTGCGCCCAAACCGGCGCCAAACTTCATCTGGCGTCGGATTGGCGGCAGATAGGGGCTTGA